In a single window of the bacterium genome:
- a CDS encoding GNAT family N-acetyltransferase, with product MGLAVYERRRRQVEATPARLRRHGSGRRPYFRALICRRGATPVGVAIYLMTYSTFAGRPTLYIEDIFVLPRERGHGAGQAMMRALARIAVRTGCGRMAWSVLRWNTPAIRFYRRLGAHKVSAWASMGLGTDEIRRLAASASARARRPRRRGGRARSFARG from the coding sequence ATGGGCCTCGCCGTGTACGAACGGCGGCGCCGGCAGGTCGAGGCGACGCCCGCGCGGCTGCGCCGGCACGGGTCCGGGCGGCGGCCCTACTTCAGGGCGCTGATCTGCCGCCGCGGCGCGACGCCCGTCGGGGTGGCAATCTACCTCATGACCTACTCGACGTTCGCGGGCCGGCCGACGCTGTACATCGAGGATATTTTCGTGCTGCCGCGCGAGCGCGGACACGGCGCCGGGCAGGCGATGATGCGCGCGCTCGCCCGCATCGCCGTGCGCACCGGCTGCGGGCGGATGGCGTGGAGCGTGCTGCGCTGGAACACGCCGGCGATCAGGTTCTACCGGCGGCTCGGCGCGCACAAGGTCAGCGCGTGGGCGTCGATGGGCCTCGGGACGGACGAGATCAGGCGTCTTGCCGCGTCCGCCTCGGCACGCGCCCGACGTCCCCGTCGCCGGGGAGGTCGCGCACGATCCTTCGCACGAGGCTGA
- a CDS encoding purine-nucleoside phosphorylase codes for MTGSEPDPGRAALDEAVAVVRAHARIAPGCGIVLGSGLGGLAEEIEAEAVVPYRTIPHFPVPTAEGHAGELVLGRLEERPVAALRGRAHLYEGYTAREVVFPVRLLAALGTSALILSNAAGALNPAFRRGDLMLLTDHINFTGTNPLVGPNDDRLGPRFPDMSQVYDASLRRLAEAAARADRTPLRAGVYAGVMGPSYETPAEIRMLRAFGADAVGMSTVLEAIAARHAGMRVLGIAAITNAAAGGEGTLSHQDVLAAAAAVGPRFVSLVRRIVRDLPGDGDVGRVPRRTRQDA; via the coding sequence GTGACGGGGTCCGAGCCGGATCCGGGGCGGGCGGCGCTTGACGAAGCGGTTGCGGTGGTGCGGGCGCACGCCCGGATCGCGCCGGGCTGCGGCATCGTGCTCGGCAGCGGCCTCGGCGGCCTGGCCGAGGAGATCGAGGCCGAGGCCGTCGTGCCGTACCGGACGATTCCGCACTTTCCGGTGCCGACCGCCGAGGGCCACGCGGGCGAATTGGTGCTGGGCCGGCTCGAGGAGCGGCCGGTCGCGGCGCTTCGCGGCCGCGCGCATCTATATGAAGGCTACACAGCGCGGGAGGTCGTCTTTCCCGTGCGGCTGCTCGCGGCGCTCGGTACCTCGGCGCTCATCCTGAGCAACGCGGCGGGCGCGTTGAACCCGGCGTTTCGGCGCGGCGACCTCATGCTGCTCACCGATCACATCAACTTCACCGGCACGAATCCGCTCGTCGGTCCGAACGACGACCGCCTCGGGCCCCGGTTCCCGGACATGTCGCAGGTCTACGATGCATCGCTGCGGAGGCTGGCCGAGGCCGCGGCGCGGGCGGACCGGACGCCGCTGCGCGCCGGCGTGTATGCCGGGGTGATGGGTCCGTCCTACGAGACGCCGGCGGAAATTCGGATGCTTCGCGCCTTCGGAGCGGACGCGGTGGGCATGTCGACGGTGCTCGAGGCGATCGCGGCGCGGCACGCCGGCATGCGCGTGCTCGGTATCGCGGCGATCACCAATGCGGCGGCCGGGGGGGAGGGGACCCTTTCGCACCAGGACGTTCTGGCGGCGGCCGCGGCGGTCGGCCCCCGTTTCGTCAGCCTCGTGCGAAGGATCGTGCGCGACCTCCCCGGCGACGGGGACGTCGGGCGCGTGCCGAGGCGGACGCGGCAAGACGCCTGA
- a CDS encoding thymidine phosphorylase: MRAYDVIRAKRDGEALAPETVREFVGAFVRGDVSDAEMAAFLMAVYFKGLSAAETAALTRAMVESGETLDLSGIAGPTVDKHSTGGVGDKTSLVVVPLAASAGARVAKLSGRALGHTGGTLDKLEAIPGLRVELEPRALVAQVNRVGCAIAGQSAKLVPADKRLYALRDRTATVDSVALIASSVMSKKIASGSRAIVLDVKTGSGAFMKTAAESRALAAAMVEIGRAAGRRTAAVLSSMEQPLGRTVGNAVEVEEAIRTLRGEGPDDLKELSLALGAQMLVLAGVAADAAGARARLESALASGDGARTLAAMVEAQGGDPEVVEHPERLPRAKVERPVASPADGFVTGIDAEAIGYAAIALGAGRSKAGDRIDPAAGIILERKTGHAVRRGEALVRLRAADEARTAEAGRRILDAYRIGPEAQGAPSLVLDVIA; encoded by the coding sequence ATGCGAGCGTACGACGTCATCCGAGCGAAACGGGACGGCGAGGCCCTCGCGCCGGAGACGGTCCGGGAGTTTGTCGGCGCGTTCGTCCGCGGCGACGTCTCGGACGCCGAGATGGCGGCGTTTCTGATGGCGGTCTACTTCAAGGGCCTCTCCGCGGCCGAGACGGCGGCACTCACCCGGGCGATGGTCGAGAGCGGGGAGACGCTCGATCTCAGCGGCATCGCCGGCCCGACGGTCGACAAGCACAGCACCGGCGGCGTCGGCGATAAGACGTCGCTGGTCGTCGTGCCGCTCGCGGCCAGCGCCGGCGCGCGCGTCGCCAAGTTGTCCGGGCGCGCCCTCGGCCACACCGGCGGGACGCTCGACAAGCTCGAGGCCATTCCGGGCCTGCGCGTCGAGCTCGAGCCCCGCGCGCTCGTCGCGCAGGTCAACCGCGTCGGGTGCGCGATCGCCGGCCAGTCGGCGAAGCTCGTGCCGGCGGACAAACGGCTGTACGCGCTGCGCGACCGCACCGCGACCGTCGACAGCGTCGCCCTCATCGCTTCGAGCGTGATGAGCAAGAAGATCGCCTCCGGCAGCCGGGCGATCGTGCTGGACGTCAAAACCGGCAGCGGCGCGTTCATGAAGACCGCCGCCGAATCGCGGGCGCTGGCCGCGGCCATGGTGGAGATCGGGCGGGCCGCCGGCCGCCGCACCGCCGCGGTCCTGAGCAGCATGGAGCAGCCGCTCGGCCGGACGGTGGGCAACGCCGTCGAGGTCGAAGAGGCGATCCGCACGCTGCGCGGCGAAGGTCCCGACGACCTCAAAGAGCTCTCGTTGGCGCTCGGGGCGCAGATGCTCGTCCTCGCGGGCGTGGCGGCCGACGCCGCCGGCGCCCGCGCGCGCCTCGAGAGCGCCCTTGCGAGCGGCGACGGCGCCCGAACGCTGGCCGCGATGGTCGAGGCGCAGGGCGGGGATCCCGAGGTCGTCGAGCACCCGGAGCGGCTTCCGCGGGCGAAGGTGGAGCGGCCGGTGGCCTCGCCGGCCGACGGCTTTGTCACCGGCATCGACGCGGAAGCAATCGGGTACGCGGCGATCGCGCTCGGAGCGGGCCGGTCGAAGGCCGGCGACCGGATCGATCCCGCGGCGGGGATCATTCTCGAGCGGAAAACCGGTCACGCCGTGCGCCGGGGCGAGGCGCTCGTGCGGCTGCGGGCGGCCGACGAAGCGCGGACGGCCGAGGCCGGCCGCCGGATCCTCGACGCGTATCGCATCGGGCCGGAGGCGCAGGGCGCGCCGTCCCTCGTGCTGGACGTCATCGCGTAG